One region of Streptomyces sp. TLI_171 genomic DNA includes:
- a CDS encoding tetratricopeptide repeat protein, translating to MDLSEQDLARLTLVEVSLSRGYVRYGSGWLLGPRLVLTARHVVTDSDGTPLLGIGVQVGDPRTGAPSPPPVRRGARVCWPMPGSVPVGAPDVALLLLDEPVPVGAAPPVRWGQITGITELPYQGFGFPRFADLRDLRGRSPVSNPVEHLRGRLSPVSSDGLGALVLDTSTWPPESPDPQQQWSGASGAAVFCHGRLVGVVGEAYGGHRQYAYPASLLLVDTGFLRLVTEHSGGQPFLETVRAVRGDPLAPEVIWPVELGRTPALVTAFQPRATLRKQINEARSRTATVVLTQVLSGGGGVGKSQLAASYAALAIAEGTDLMMWVDATGLQQVVTQYAQAAERLKLPGVQGDDPEHDARVFLEWLSATSSRWLLVLDDITDPDALRPWWPVSRTGAGWVLATTRRRDAEINENGRTVVPVDVYEPQESAAYLDDRLAAADRAYLLGGRAPALAAALGHLPLALSHATAYMINEELGCTAYLEVLTARQALLDQVLPPLTDDEGNLRRITATLLLSLDAVQALDPLAAPVLRMIALLDPVGHPRSLWDTAPVADGLVDRRRRVFRRRPPAPTPAQANSALNVLHRYALITRDGRDEARAVRIHALTARAVRESTPVADLPRLATAAADALLALWPDTDQPHPELAGALRTNADTLARHAGDHLWTPLAHPVLQRAGNSLLENNLPGLALAHWQGMAENSARRVGPGHRHTLTYRSNVSTAHRQAGRLDEAVALQQQVVADSERFFGGTHSDTVAALANLALSLWQAGRVDEAITLMERVLVHRVRTLGPAHRDTVVARSHLASAYHQAGRGAEAAALEQGIPAALERVFGAEHPETLAALGNTAAHLQQQGRTREALELQEEVLLKSERILGPTHPATLRHRTNLASYHWAAGRVAEAVALQQEALADSERVLGSSHPNTITMRGNLALYHHRSGRLDEAVALAERALADNERVRPDHPTTRGARVGLANFYWEAGRAPEAVALIERAIAEYERIYGPTHPSVLACRKTLDTWRGSGG from the coding sequence ATGGACTTGAGCGAGCAGGACCTGGCCCGGCTGACCCTGGTGGAGGTCAGCCTCAGCCGCGGGTACGTGAGGTACGGATCCGGCTGGCTCCTCGGGCCGCGCCTGGTGCTGACCGCGCGCCATGTCGTCACCGACTCGGATGGCACCCCGCTGCTGGGGATCGGGGTACAGGTGGGGGATCCGCGCACCGGCGCGCCCTCGCCGCCGCCGGTCCGAAGGGGGGCCCGGGTCTGCTGGCCCATGCCCGGCTCTGTGCCCGTGGGTGCTCCCGACGTGGCCCTGCTCTTGCTGGACGAGCCCGTGCCCGTGGGAGCCGCACCGCCGGTGCGCTGGGGCCAGATTACCGGCATCACCGAACTCCCGTACCAGGGCTTCGGATTCCCCCGCTTCGCCGACCTCCGGGACCTGAGGGGGCGTAGCCCAGTAAGCAATCCGGTCGAGCACCTCCGCGGGAGGCTCTCACCGGTGTCCTCCGACGGCCTGGGCGCCCTCGTCCTGGACACCAGCACCTGGCCGCCCGAGTCGCCCGACCCGCAGCAGCAGTGGTCGGGCGCTTCCGGCGCCGCCGTGTTCTGCCACGGCCGTCTGGTCGGCGTCGTCGGCGAGGCGTACGGGGGGCACCGTCAGTACGCCTACCCGGCCAGCCTCCTGCTGGTGGACACGGGGTTCCTCCGGCTCGTCACGGAGCACAGTGGCGGACAGCCGTTCCTCGAAACCGTCCGCGCCGTCCGCGGGGATCCGTTGGCCCCGGAGGTGATCTGGCCGGTCGAACTCGGACGGACTCCCGCGCTGGTGACCGCCTTCCAGCCGCGGGCCACCCTGCGCAAGCAGATCAACGAGGCCCGCTCGCGTACGGCGACGGTGGTGCTCACCCAGGTCCTCTCTGGTGGCGGCGGTGTCGGCAAGAGCCAACTGGCCGCCTCCTACGCCGCCCTCGCCATCGCCGAGGGCACCGATCTGATGATGTGGGTGGACGCCACCGGACTGCAACAGGTCGTCACCCAGTACGCGCAGGCCGCGGAACGCCTGAAGCTCCCGGGCGTGCAGGGGGACGACCCCGAGCACGACGCCCGGGTATTCCTGGAGTGGCTGTCCGCCACGTCGAGCCGCTGGTTGCTGGTGCTCGACGACATCACCGATCCCGATGCGCTGCGTCCCTGGTGGCCGGTCAGCCGCACCGGTGCCGGTTGGGTGCTGGCCACCACCCGGCGGCGCGACGCCGAGATCAACGAGAACGGCCGCACCGTCGTTCCCGTCGACGTTTACGAGCCTCAGGAGTCGGCGGCCTATCTCGACGACCGGTTGGCTGCCGCCGACCGGGCCTACCTCCTCGGCGGCCGGGCCCCAGCGCTCGCCGCGGCGCTGGGCCACCTCCCGCTCGCGCTGAGCCACGCCACCGCGTACATGATCAACGAAGAGCTTGGCTGCACCGCTTACTTGGAGGTCCTCACCGCGCGGCAGGCACTCCTCGATCAGGTCCTCCCTCCCCTCACGGACGACGAGGGCAACCTCCGCCGGATCACCGCTACCCTTCTGCTTTCCCTCGACGCCGTCCAGGCCCTCGACCCGCTGGCCGCCCCCGTCCTGCGGATGATCGCCCTTCTTGATCCGGTGGGCCACCCCCGGAGCCTGTGGGACACCGCACCGGTCGCCGACGGACTCGTCGACCGCAGACGCCGGGTGTTCCGCCGCCGCCCGCCCGCCCCCACACCCGCCCAGGCAAACAGCGCCCTGAACGTGCTGCACCGTTACGCGCTGATCACCCGGGATGGGCGCGACGAGGCCCGTGCAGTGCGCATCCACGCCCTTACCGCCCGTGCGGTGCGCGAGAGCACCCCCGTCGCGGACCTGCCCCGGCTGGCTACCGCAGCCGCCGACGCCCTGCTCGCCCTCTGGCCCGATACCGACCAGCCCCACCCCGAGCTCGCCGGCGCACTGCGCACTAATGCCGACACCCTCGCCCGCCACGCCGGAGATCACCTGTGGACGCCCCTGGCGCACCCCGTCTTGCAGCGGGCCGGAAACAGCCTCCTGGAGAACAACTTGCCGGGGCTCGCGCTCGCTCACTGGCAGGGCATGGCCGAGAACAGTGCCCGCCGGGTCGGTCCCGGACACCGTCACACCCTCACCTACCGAAGTAACGTCTCCACCGCCCACCGTCAGGCGGGGCGCCTCGACGAGGCCGTCGCGCTCCAGCAGCAGGTGGTGGCAGACAGCGAACGGTTCTTCGGCGGCACCCACTCCGACACCGTGGCGGCACTTGCCAACCTTGCTCTCTCGCTCTGGCAGGCGGGACGCGTCGATGAGGCCATTACGCTCATGGAGCGGGTGCTCGTCCACCGTGTGCGGACCCTCGGCCCGGCGCACCGCGACACTGTCGTCGCCCGCAGCCACCTCGCCTCCGCGTACCACCAGGCGGGACGCGGCGCTGAGGCCGCCGCCCTCGAACAGGGGATCCCGGCCGCCCTGGAGCGGGTGTTCGGCGCGGAACACCCCGAAACCCTTGCCGCCCTGGGCAACACCGCCGCCCATCTCCAGCAGCAGGGGCGGACCCGGGAAGCCCTCGAACTCCAGGAGGAGGTGCTGCTGAAGAGTGAACGGATCCTCGGCCCGACCCATCCTGCAACCCTCCGCCACCGCACCAACCTCGCGTCTTACCACTGGGCGGCGGGACGCGTCGCCGAGGCCGTCGCGCTCCAGCAAGAGGCGCTTGCCGACAGCGAGCGGGTCCTCGGCTCCTCCCACCCCAACACCATCACCATGCGCGGTAACCTCGCCCTCTACCACCACCGATCTGGCCGCCTCGACGAAGCCGTCGCCCTGGCCGAACGGGCCCTCGCCGACAACGAGCGCGTTCGGCCCGACCACCCCACCACGCGCGGTGCCCGGGTGGGCCTGGCCAACTTCTACTGGGAGGCGGGACGCGCGCCTGAGGCCGTCGCACTGATCGAACGAGCAATCGCCGAGTACGAGCGGATCTACGGCCCTACTCACCCCAGTGTCCTTGCCTGCCGCAAGACCCTGGATACCTGGCGCGGCTCTGGCGGGTGA
- a CDS encoding trypco2 family protein: MDHKDDVASALEDLRLQLYRAQDEGRGEQFRFEVEKAELHLEVQVRKDATGKAKLSIGAAGAEAGGAAGQSRTHKLVLVLNVRDGAVNGPLQIRDEVYRPGAVRDPGGAGADGMEGAVARNPEGDGSAVYRPGGDAESRTDRRG, encoded by the coding sequence GTGGATCACAAGGACGATGTGGCGAGCGCGTTGGAGGACCTGCGGCTGCAGCTCTACCGGGCCCAGGACGAGGGCCGGGGAGAGCAGTTCCGGTTCGAGGTGGAGAAGGCCGAACTGCACCTGGAGGTGCAGGTTCGCAAGGACGCCACGGGCAAGGCGAAGTTGTCCATCGGTGCGGCCGGGGCCGAGGCGGGCGGGGCGGCTGGGCAGAGCCGTACCCACAAGCTGGTGCTCGTGCTGAACGTGCGGGACGGCGCGGTGAACGGCCCACTTCAGATCCGGGACGAGGTGTACCGGCCTGGCGCTGTCCGTGACCCGGGCGGCGCCGGGGCCGATGGTATGGAGGGGGCGGTGGCACGGAACCCCGAAGGTGACGGTTCCGCCGTATACCGGCCCGGGGGTGATGCGGAGTCGCGCACCGACCGGAGAGGGTGA
- a CDS encoding IS3 family transposase — protein sequence MIRTEAGMPTAGLCRLIGAPERTWRRQQARARQGAPTRGPWPRPARESVRETARRHALAHPAWGHRKVWAMCRHDGHRVSQTTVLRLLRDEGLLLKANHQRERRQLAARR from the coding sequence GTGATCCGCACCGAGGCGGGCATGCCGACCGCGGGGTTGTGCCGGCTCATCGGCGCGCCCGAGCGGACCTGGCGCCGCCAGCAGGCCCGCGCCCGCCAGGGCGCGCCTACCAGAGGGCCGTGGCCGCGCCCGGCCCGCGAGAGCGTCCGGGAGACCGCCCGCCGGCACGCGCTCGCGCACCCGGCCTGGGGCCACCGCAAGGTGTGGGCGATGTGCCGCCACGACGGCCACCGCGTCTCCCAGACGACCGTGCTGCGGCTGCTGCGGGACGAGGGCCTGCTGCTGAAGGCGAACCACCAGCGGGAACGGCGCCAGCTCGCCGCCCGCCGCTAG
- a CDS encoding helix-turn-helix domain-containing protein has translation MASWDPYTRGCPSRDLLDQIGSKWAVLVLGELGKHGACRFTRLRQRLAGVSEKMLTQTLRTLERDGLVRRTVYPEVPPHVEYDLTPLGQTLRGPLRVLTQWSVEHVGEVLAARQEYDVRAEGTA, from the coding sequence ATGGCTTCGTGGGACCCGTACACGCGCGGCTGCCCCTCGCGTGACCTGCTCGACCAGATCGGCAGCAAGTGGGCGGTGCTCGTGCTGGGAGAACTCGGCAAGCACGGAGCCTGCCGGTTCACCCGGCTGCGGCAGCGGCTGGCCGGAGTGAGCGAGAAGATGCTCACCCAGACGCTGCGCACGCTCGAACGCGACGGACTGGTCCGGCGGACCGTGTATCCCGAGGTGCCGCCCCACGTCGAGTACGACCTGACCCCCCTCGGCCAGACCCTGCGGGGACCTCTGCGCGTACTCACCCAGTGGTCGGTGGAGCACGTCGGCGAAGTCCTCGCCGCACGTCAGGAGTACGACGTCCGCGCCGAGGGCACCGCCTGA
- a CDS encoding SDR family oxidoreductase — MTIVVTGATGQLGRLTVEALLRRGVPAADIVATGRDTARIEDLGHRGVVVRRADFAEPDSLAAAFQGADRLLLVSTTTVDERSANHRRAVDAAVAAGVSLVAYTSMTQADTATSILARTHRATEEYLREREVPSTLLRNSWYLENYTAQLPLFRRHGTVIGAAGKGRISAASRADYAEAAAVVLTTEGHAGAVYELGADEAFTLAELAEAVSAATGEPIAYADLPADRLSEALTGVGLPAELAHVLADADLGMSRGELYTGSGDLSRLIGRPATALSDAIAAALR, encoded by the coding sequence ATGACCATCGTTGTCACCGGAGCCACAGGCCAGTTGGGCAGGCTCACCGTCGAGGCGCTGCTGCGGCGCGGAGTCCCCGCCGCGGACATCGTCGCGACCGGACGGGACACCGCACGCATCGAAGACCTCGGCCACCGCGGCGTCGTGGTGCGCCGGGCGGACTTCGCGGAGCCGGACAGCCTCGCGGCGGCGTTCCAGGGAGCGGACCGGCTGCTGCTGGTGTCCACCACCACCGTGGATGAGCGGTCGGCCAACCACCGCCGGGCTGTCGACGCGGCAGTGGCGGCCGGCGTGTCGCTGGTGGCGTACACGAGCATGACGCAGGCCGACACGGCGACCAGCATCCTGGCCCGCACCCACCGCGCCACCGAGGAGTACCTGCGCGAACGCGAGGTCCCCAGCACACTGCTGCGCAACAGCTGGTACCTGGAGAACTACACCGCCCAACTGCCCCTGTTCCGCCGGCACGGGACTGTGATCGGAGCCGCGGGCAAGGGCAGGATCAGCGCCGCTTCACGCGCCGACTACGCGGAGGCCGCTGCCGTCGTGCTGACCACCGAGGGCCACGCGGGCGCGGTGTACGAGCTGGGTGCGGACGAGGCGTTCACCCTGGCCGAGCTGGCGGAGGCGGTCTCGGCGGCCACCGGGGAGCCGATCGCCTACGCCGATCTGCCCGCGGACCGGCTCAGCGAGGCGCTGACCGGGGTCGGCCTGCCCGCCGAACTGGCGCACGTCCTCGCCGACGCCGACCTCGGGATGAGCCGCGGCGAGCTGTACACGGGATCCGGCGACCTCAGCCGCCTGATCGGCCGACCGGCCACTGCCCTGTCCGACGCCATCGCCGCCGCGCTGCGCTGA
- a CDS encoding SMP-30/gluconolactonase/LRE family protein, which translates to MSSRAVPPHTPSTRAASARTTVRVMGRRALVTLTAASATLTAFTLPATAATPGGPAPAHASQGGNGDQAITLDGSRAFPESVAADRHFVYASSIGDGTVYRGRPGATTLEPFLPAGQDGRTQATGIKITGNRLLIAGAFTGRFFVYSTSGRLVAAYTVPDTGEQTLVNDAAVAPNGDVYITDSLRAVVYRIPAAEVDGPATGAHRTLRVAYHLPDYVAGQSNGNGITTAPDGTSLIIGYWYSGALYRLDLTTGGVRKIDAPPLPSADGIVRQGNILYVARSVNNAVTELRLSAGSTRAAVVSERTFPGADTTTGVAVSGDRLLVTNSQMDTYLYGEPLTSPAFTIESLPLR; encoded by the coding sequence ATGTCCTCCCGCGCAGTTCCCCCGCACACCCCGTCCACCCGCGCCGCGTCCGCCCGTACGACCGTCCGCGTCATGGGGCGGCGCGCGCTCGTCACCCTCACCGCCGCCTCCGCGACCCTGACCGCGTTCACGCTTCCCGCGACCGCCGCCACCCCCGGCGGCCCCGCCCCCGCCCACGCCTCCCAGGGCGGGAACGGCGACCAGGCCATCACCCTCGACGGCAGCCGCGCGTTCCCCGAAAGCGTGGCGGCCGACCGCCACTTCGTCTACGCCAGCAGCATCGGCGACGGCACCGTCTACCGGGGACGCCCCGGGGCGACCACGCTCGAACCCTTCCTGCCGGCCGGCCAGGACGGCCGCACCCAGGCCACCGGCATCAAGATCACCGGCAACCGCCTGCTGATCGCCGGCGCGTTCACCGGGCGCTTCTTCGTCTACAGCACTTCCGGGAGGCTCGTCGCGGCCTACACCGTCCCTGACACCGGCGAACAGACCCTCGTCAACGACGCGGCCGTGGCTCCCAACGGGGACGTCTACATCACCGACTCGCTGCGCGCCGTGGTCTACCGGATTCCGGCCGCCGAGGTGGACGGCCCCGCCACCGGCGCCCACCGGACCCTGCGGGTGGCCTACCACCTGCCCGACTACGTGGCCGGCCAGTCCAACGGCAACGGCATCACCACCGCCCCCGACGGCACGTCGCTGATCATCGGCTACTGGTACAGCGGCGCCCTCTACCGGCTCGACCTCACCACCGGCGGCGTCCGCAAGATCGACGCACCGCCCCTGCCCAGCGCCGACGGCATCGTCCGGCAAGGAAACATCCTGTACGTCGCGCGTTCGGTGAACAACGCGGTCACCGAACTGCGACTGTCCGCCGGGAGCACCCGGGCAGCCGTCGTCTCCGAACGCACCTTCCCGGGCGCCGACACCACCACCGGCGTCGCCGTGAGCGGGGACCGGCTGCTGGTGACCAACTCCCAGATGGACACCTACCTCTACGGCGAACCGCTGACCAGCCCGGCCTTCACCATCGAGAGCCTGCCGCTGCGCTGA
- a CDS encoding VOC family protein, with product MYSTAATVSTALLSTSWSTVSSASALSSPPQADSVWFYEGKLRLRALRSGPSARIVDGGRVYGSGGVPALNVYQAITAGKSSATMATWYVDDIEAVVDQLTAAGVEFTRYDECEHDAEASPPEAAEATSPGSRTPTGTPSPSKPTTETHLTTHAAELAGAERGGKIRAGQAVGITDVQVGRIIREGTSVALRSPMPSRPHARLRTDAPNFSTKSSAPVVL from the coding sequence TTGTACAGCACCGCCGCTACGGTCAGTACGGCGCTCCTATCCACCTCCTGGTCGACCGTCAGCAGCGCGAGTGCACTGTCTTCTCCACCCCAGGCCGACTCGGTCTGGTTCTACGAGGGCAAGCTGCGCCTGCGGGCGCTGCGCTCCGGCCCCAGCGCCAGGATCGTCGACGGCGGGCGCGTCTACGGATCCGGTGGCGTTCCGGCGCTGAACGTGTACCAGGCCATCACCGCGGGGAAGTCGTCGGCGACCATGGCCACCTGGTACGTCGACGACATCGAGGCGGTCGTCGACCAGCTCACCGCGGCCGGTGTCGAGTTCACCCGCTACGACGAGTGCGAGCACGACGCCGAAGCATCACCGCCCGAGGCGGCGGAGGCCACATCGCCTGGTTCCAGGACCCCGACGGGAACACCTTCGCCATCGAAGCCGACCACTGAAACACACCTGACCACCCACGCCGCTGAGCTCGCTGGCGCAGAGCGCGGAGGTAAGATCCGTGCTGGCCAAGCCGTCGGCATTACCGACGTCCAGGTCGGACGGATCATTCGGGAGGGGACCAGCGTCGCACTGCGCTCGCCGATGCCGTCAAGGCCGCACGCGAGGCTTCGGACTGATGCTCCGAACTTTTCGACCAAAAGTTCGGCGCCAGTAGTGTTGTAG
- a CDS encoding oxidoreductase, translated as MSEGLGRAPDGEESTVTTTSLQLPGGTWALGDLTVTRFGYGAMQLAGPWVMGPPADHNGAIAVLREAVEQGITHIDTSASYGPRFTNDVIREALHPYADGVTVVTKIGGTRDAEGGWPTARTPDDLRRQVQDNLDSLGLDALDVVNLRLGDAEGPVEESIAESFEAMAELQQEGLIRHLGLSNSTRAQIREARAITPIVSVQNMYNLAVRHDDALIDELAADGIAYVPFFPLGGFTPLQSGALTSVSERLGTTPMSVALSWLLQRSPNILLIPGTKSVTHLRENIAGAGIALSATDLAELDRIGA; from the coding sequence ATGTCAGAGGGGCTCGGACGAGCCCCCGATGGAGAGGAATCAACCGTGACCACCACCTCGCTCCAGCTCCCCGGCGGCACCTGGGCCCTGGGCGATCTGACGGTGACCCGCTTCGGCTACGGCGCCATGCAGCTCGCCGGTCCGTGGGTGATGGGCCCGCCCGCCGACCACAACGGCGCGATCGCCGTCCTGCGCGAGGCCGTCGAGCAGGGCATCACCCACATCGACACCAGCGCGTCCTACGGCCCGCGGTTCACCAACGACGTGATCCGCGAGGCACTGCACCCCTACGCCGACGGCGTCACCGTCGTCACCAAGATCGGCGGCACCCGCGACGCCGAGGGTGGCTGGCCCACGGCCCGTACGCCCGACGATCTGCGCAGGCAGGTGCAGGACAATCTCGACTCCCTCGGCCTCGATGCGCTCGACGTGGTGAACCTGCGGCTGGGCGACGCCGAGGGGCCGGTCGAGGAGTCGATCGCGGAGTCCTTCGAGGCGATGGCAGAGCTGCAGCAGGAGGGCCTGATCCGCCACCTCGGGCTGAGCAACTCGACCCGCGCGCAGATCCGTGAGGCCCGCGCGATCACCCCGATCGTGTCCGTGCAGAACATGTACAACCTCGCCGTACGCCACGACGACGCCCTGATCGACGAGTTGGCCGCAGACGGGATCGCCTACGTGCCGTTCTTCCCTCTCGGCGGCTTCACCCCGCTCCAGTCAGGTGCCCTGACCTCGGTGTCCGAGCGGCTGGGGACCACGCCGATGTCGGTGGCGCTGAGCTGGCTGCTGCAGCGCTCCCCGAACATCCTGCTGATCCCCGGCACCAAGTCGGTGACGCACCTGCGCGAGAACATCGCCGGCGCCGGCATCGCGCTGTCGGCGACCGATCTCGCCGAGCTCGACCGGATCGGCGCCTGA
- a CDS encoding helix-turn-helix domain-containing protein, giving the protein MATRTAEQRRAEAKIEYDAFLSVCPSRQLLERLSNKWVTLILAALGDACGAPEPEARAMRFSELARQLAGVSQKMLTQTLRSLERDGLVTRTVTATVPVTVTYELTELGLSLQQTMRALKSWAETHMDDVFANRQEYDETSTGQS; this is encoded by the coding sequence ATGGCGACCAGGACCGCGGAGCAGCGGCGCGCGGAAGCCAAGATCGAGTACGACGCGTTCTTGTCGGTCTGCCCGAGCCGGCAGCTGTTGGAGCGACTCTCCAACAAGTGGGTCACCCTGATCCTGGCCGCGCTCGGCGATGCCTGCGGTGCTCCGGAGCCCGAAGCACGGGCGATGCGCTTCTCGGAGCTCGCGCGCCAGCTGGCCGGGGTCAGTCAGAAAATGCTGACGCAGACGCTGCGCTCGCTCGAACGCGACGGCCTCGTGACGCGTACGGTCACCGCCACCGTGCCGGTGACGGTGACCTACGAGCTCACCGAGCTCGGCCTCTCGCTCCAGCAGACGATGCGGGCGCTGAAGTCGTGGGCCGAGACCCACATGGACGACGTGTTCGCCAACCGCCAGGAATACGACGAGACCAGCACCGGCCAGTCCTGA
- a CDS encoding heme-binding protein codes for MRSACSYRPPNQVWAQVIHNLALAQLAHSPRLVAVGGGCPIVEDGVVIGGLGLWGLGGPGQGHRRGHVDTQLGFTAT; via the coding sequence ATGCGGTCAGCGTGTTCCTACCGCCCGCCGAACCAAGTCTGGGCACAGGTCATCCATAACCTGGCACTCGCCCAGCTCGCGCACAGTCCGCGGCTGGTCGCCGTTGGCGGCGGCTGCCCGATCGTCGAGGACGGCGTCGTCATCGGCGGGCTCGGTCTCTGGGGGCTCGGCGGACCAGGCCAGGGCCATCGCCGAGGCCACGTGGACACGCAGCTCGGCTTCACCGCTACCTGA